A window of Candidatus Binatus sp. genomic DNA:
GGCTCCCTTTCGGGAGCCGGCGTTGCCGGTTGCGTCACTTTGTTTGAATGTCCCCAGCTATGGGAGCACTGCCGAGGCCGGATTATTGGTCGGAGTGGCGCCGCCGGCGAAGCTCGGTCCCAGCGACCAGGTCCTACCCGACTGGCTGTACAGCTCGCTGTAGTAGGTGGTCGCGTTGCTGCCGCATGCGCTGACCAACCCGGCCCCCGCCGTTCCAATCACGAATGAGTTTAGGTTCGGGGGGGACTCGGTGCAGGCGCCGCCAATCGCGATCAAGTCGGTCGCGGTGCCGCCCGTCCCTCCGAGTTCGGCCTGGGCCGCCCCTTCACGCGCCTGAGTGAGCGCGCCGGTCGCGCTGAAGGTGCCTCCCGTTCCCGTGGCCGGATCGTACAGGTCGGTCTCCTTCTGCGCCGTCTGCTTGAGTAAGGTAGTGGCCACGCAGGTCGAAGGGAACGTGCCTGCCTCTACGTCCACGCCGCCGGGCAGGATCACCTCGCCTACCAGAGAGCCGGTCTCGAACAGGGTCGCGTATCCCGCCCGCTTCACTCCCATGGTGCTGGCCGGCACGCTCCAGGTCTCAGCGACCGGATCGAACACTTCGGCCGTGTTGAGCGTGATCGCAACGATATTTCCCGGCGTGGCGCAGACGGCGCTATTAGCCTCGATCCCGCCAAACGCCACCACCTCGCCGGCCAGCGGGCCGGTAACTACCGACGGATCCAGCGCCACCAGCGCGAACAGCTCGCGCGGGGTGCTCAGCGACCCGGTGGTCTGCGTGAAGGTCTGCGTACTCGGGTTGAAGATGAACGACAGGTTCGACGACTCACCCAGAAACGTCACCAAGTCGCCGCCCGCCACCAGCACCTTGCCGCTGTCGTTGGGGATCAGCGCTGCCTCCTGGTCCACCATGCCGCACTCAAAAGTGTTGGCTGAGGCAACTCCTTTACTCCCAGCCGTGCCCAATCCTGAGAGGGTGCTCGTGTACGCGAAATGCGTGCCGTCAGGAATGGCGGTTACAGGGAAGCTTGGTCCGTCGAATGCCGCCGGGGTTACGCCGGAAATCGCAACGTTGTCACCAACGATCAGGCCCGGCGGATTCGCCGTGGTGGTGACGGTTACAGTTGTTCCGCTTTCAGATGCGTTCACAATGTTCCCGGCTTGGGCAGTCCCACCTGTTCCACCGTTCAATGACGTGGCGGCCTCCGTGTAGGTAAAGGTGTTGCTGGTGGGGATGGCGGTTACGATGAAGTCTCCGTTGTATCCCGTAGCACCGGTACAATTGGAACAAGTTACGCCGGCAATTATAACGCCCGCACCAATGGTCAGGCCCGCCGGGTTCGCGCTCGGCATAGTGACGGTTACAATTGTTCCGGCTTCACTGGTCGACGCAATCGGACTCAGAGTTGCGGGCAGAGAGCAAACCGAAGCAAGCCCGCTGGTGCATGTCGGGGGCGCCGTTCCCGCCGGGCATCCCGGAATCGGCGCGCTTACCGCGGTGAAGGCGTCGGTGGCCGGGTTGTACAACTCCGCCGTATTGAGCGCGGTCTGAGCCGGATTTCCAGCCGGCACGGTGGTCGCCAGGTACGAGCTGCCGGTCGAGCCGCCCACGATCAGCACCTGCCCGTCCAGCGCGGTGCCGCTGCCCTCGATCAGGGTTGCGGTCGGCCCCATCCGCGCTGTGGTCATTATGCCGCCGCTGCCGCTGCCGGCAAACGTGAACAACCCTGTGTTCTCGTTGTACAGCTCCGCGGTATTCAGCGCTGCGCACAGGAAGCCGCTGGTGCCGCTAAACGATGACGCCGCGCAGGTCTCGCCGCCCACGATCAGGGTCCGCCCGTTAGGCAGCACAACCGATACCGCCGACTCGCGCGGCGTGTTGAGCCCGCTCAGCAGCGTGAAGCTGTCGGTGGTTGGGTTGTAAAGCTGGGCCGCCGTGCTCGACACCGTCGAGGTCGCCAGATGGATGGGTCCCAGCAGGCCGCCCGAGTCGCCGCCCACCAGCAGCATGTTGCCCGCCTCGGGTCCAGGTGTCGGCGTTGCCGTCGGCGTTGCGCCGCCGGTCGAAGTCGCCGTCGGCGTAACGGTTGCCGTCGCCGTAACGCTTGGCGTCGCCGTAATGGTCGGCGTCACCGTAACGCTTGGCGTCGCCGTCGCCGTAATGCTCGGCGTCGCCGTCGCCGTTGCGACGGTCGCCGTCGGCGTAATGCTCGGCGTCAGCGTTGGCGTCGCCGTAACGCTCGGCGTCGGCGTCAGCGTAACGCTTGGCGTCAGCGTCGGCGTAAGGCTTGGCGTCGGCGTGATCGTCGGCGTCAGCGTCGGCGTTGGCGTCGCCGTCCGCGTCGGCGTTGGCGTCGCCGTAATGGTTGGCGTCTGCGTCGCCGTCGCGGTCGGCGGCGTCGGCGTCGGCGTGATCGTCGTAGTTACGGTCGGCGTCGGCGTCATAGTTACGGTCGGCGTCGGCGTCGGCCCAACTATTCCAGTTCCTTCAAGCAAATAGCGTCGGGTGCCGTTTAACGCTGAGCTTTTGACGACCAGCCCATGCTTTAGCTTCACCAGCCCTGCGGTGGTCGGTTGGAATGCGACATCGATCTGACAGCTACCGCCCACTGGGATCGAGCTACCGCAGTTCTCATCGGTCTCGATGAACGGCAATCTAACAACGATCTCCTTGATCTTGATCGCCTTCTTACCAGACCGGTTGATCAGCGTTATGCTCTGCGAGGAACTGGTAGTCCCGACAGTGACATTCCCGAACTCGAGTCCGAAGTTGAGCTTACTGTTGGGGCTGGCTTGGATTTCCAGCTCGGGCGCGCCATTCGATTGTGCCAACGCCGGCCGCGCAAACGCGGCAATCAGAAACAGCAACGAGAAACTTAAGCACGCGGCGGACCGCGTTAACGACTTGTTGAAGCGCATCGACAATTCCCTCCCCAAGCAGACAGCATAAAAACGCACTAGCGTCGCCCCAATGAGAACATGCGAACCTAGGCCGTATCCCGTAAATTTGTCAAGCGAAAAACCTCTCGCGACGCTCTGAAGAGAAGGCGAGGTTCTGAAGAGCACAAACCACACGCGCTCTTCGAGCCTCGAATCGCGCAACCCTGGGTCAGGATTTGCCAAAAGAAGTGCCGATAAGTTGCTATTTCACGTAGATTGACGCCTTTTGATGAAATAAAGATGACCGCGCTCCTTGACCATCTGACCACAGTGCGCCTATAAAGCAGGTCCGGGGTTGCGATTAGTTAGCATGGCGCAACGCGTAAGCGAGGCTATTTCGGCGCCGCGCGGTTTGCCGTACAGACTGCGGGCGTTGTGACAAAGGAGGTTTGACAGAGCGTCGCACACGCTCTCATTTATGGGGGCGCGCAATTTTGGGGAACGATTGGGGTTCTAAAGTTTTTCGAACTCACAAGTAATGTCTCGGGAGGATGTATGAAAAGATTTGTTTTGTGTCTAATTGTAGCGGGCGGCCTCGCTTTGATGGCGGCCCCGCAAGCGCGCGCGGGCGTACCCGGGCCGTGCGGAAAAAGTTATGGCTTCATAATCAACGGAGCGGACCCTAGCGCCGTTGCCGCGGATGGAAGCGCGACCCTGCCCGGAGCGATCACGCAAGCGGTCGGCGTTGGCAGCATCACTTTCGCCGCCGGCACCGCCACCGGTTGCACCGCAACCGGCGAGATGATCTACAACTCCGGTGACATCCAGACCAACCCGATTGGCGAATTTTTCGGGCCCTCCTACTGCTACTCACCCATTTCGGGCTTCCACGGAGCCCCGTGCTTCGACGGCAACGCCAGCGGCGCCGACATGACGGGCATGACCCTGGCGCCCGTGAGCGGCCCCGGCTCCGACGGGGCATTCATGCTGTCAGGTATTGTGAATTACACCTGGTTTGACACAACGGTCGGCGCCGGCGGCGTCCCCTTTGGGTTCTTGGTCCAGGCCGGGCTGGGCAGCACGACTCTGGTTGGAGCAGCCGTCCCGGGCACCCTCGACACCGCCCTGCCGGGAAATGGCGCTCCGGTTCTGAACATCACGCTGCAGAGGCAATTGACAGTGCCGGTCCCGACCACCTATGGCGCGAGGCCGTATTACGGTGCGGGGGCCATACAGTGCTTAGCCGTCGGTGCAAATTCGACCGACCTCGTTGCAGCCGGTCAGTCCGCGCCGGTCGGCCTCCTTGGCCAGACAATCACGGGCGCTCCTGAGAGCGTGCTTGGATCGATAGATATCTGGGCGCCAGGGCAGGCTGGCGGAACTTTGAGCTTCAACGCCAACGACAACTACGTCGTAGCAGGCTCGGGGAATCAACCAAACAACGCCGACTGCAGCTTCTCGTCGACTCCGGGAGAAGTTCTTCCTTTCTACGGCAATTCGTCGGGTACGCCCGCTTCCGAATTTGCTGACGGTACCAGCAACTCACTGGCGACCCTCGGCACAACCGGATTGCACTGCGACTCTGCCCTGACTGCGGGTGCGGGGTATTCGACCAGCGGAGTGCAGTATGGTGGTGGGATAGATGCGCAATCGTATTTAATCACGACCGCTCTGATAAGCGGCGCGACCGGAATCGTACCTGTCGGCGGGATGTCCACCTGCAACCTGCTAGCGCAGGGCTTTGCTCCGCCTAAGCTTCTGGTCTCGGTCTTGGCCACTTTGGTCTCGACCAAGAGCGTGGCCAAAGCCGGGTATGTCAACATCACCAATGCCAGCCAGGCTGACTGCGACATCAACGTTTCGATGACCGCGGTGAGCGATGCGACCTGCTCGCTCAGCCTGTCGCCTACGAACCCGGTCACTGGAGATTCTCTGGGCGACCCCAGCAACTACCCTACCGGCACTGATGTCACCAACGTGGCGCAACCAACCTGCACCTGCAGCGGGACCGGCCTACCGGCCGACTCGATTACGTCAACCGTGTCGGTTTCGTCCGAGGGTTGCTGGCTGGCAGGAGTTAACACGGCTACTGACAAAGGCGGGACTCCGCTCTCGTACACGGTCACCTGCAAGAACTAAGGGCGAGTCGAAACTTATAACTTTGTAACCGGACGGCGGGTCAGCAATGGCCCGCCGTCCGAATTCCCGCCCCTCCTTCTTCTTCTTTCTGTCATTCCGAGCAGGGGCAATTTATTGTGTCATTCTAGAGCGGAAGTTGCTGGAGCGAAGAATCCCGGCTCCGAAGCTATTTCCGCGCCGCCGGTTTTCGCGTAAAGTGCGCGAGCGCGAATGATATCGAAAATTCAACGATTGGAATTGGTAAGGAGAGCAATGGGTATGAAACTCGCACTCACCGCGGCCACTGCGCTGGCTTTTGCGATTTGCGCCACCACCGCGTCGGCCGGGGTCGTAATCTCCGAGCAGATGGTCGTCAACAACCAGGGAAGCGAGCAGAAGACTGAGCAGACCGTGATGGTCCAGGGTCACAAGCAGAAAGTCATCAACGGCGATGAAGAGCAGCTCATTACCGATCTCGACGCCGGATCGATTTACGTCATCACCCCGAAGACCAACCAGTTCTCTCAGCTCACGATTCCACCCGTCGGAACGCTTGCGATGAAAATGGCGATGGAAGGATCCGGCATCGCATTAAAAAGCACCGGCGCCACTGATAAAGTGGCCGGATACGCCTGCCAGGATTACGCGGGCTCCCTGATCCTTGTTCACCACGACATCAGTGTCAGCAAATGCGTGGCAAGCGGCGCGCCTGGCGCAAAGGAGTTCGTCGCGTTCCAACAGGCGCTGGCCGATAAGCTCAGGCCCGCGCACCTGGTGCCCAAGGGCAAAGTCCCGGACGGAATCCCGGTCTCATCGACCATCACCAGGAAGGTAGCTCTGTTCAAGCCGCCGCCCGGATTTCCCCCCGCGCAGGCGGCCAAAATGAATGAGGCGCTGGCCAAATTCAAACCGACCATCATCACTACCACGGTTACCAAAATCGAGGTGAAAGACATTCCGGCTGACACATTTGTCGTGCCCGCCGGCTACACCAAGAAGGAAGAGCTGAAGATGCCGGGGTTTATGTTGGGGAAGCATCCGGCAGCGCCCGCCGCTCCGGCAGCGCCGGCAGCGCCCGCCGCTCCGGCGGTTCCCGCCGCGCATTGATGCGGCGCGGCTGGCCGGCGCGCTCAACCGCGCGTCTGCGAATGGCGATTGGTTGGTAGGAATAGCATAACTATTTGTAGGAATCGCATAACCGTGGTACCAGCCGGGGGCGAGCGATGAATCGGCAAGTTGGACACGCAGGCAGCCGCTATCGGCGCAGCTTCGGGATTGCGGCCGCGATGTTTGCCGTCGCACTGTATGCGGTTATCGTGCTCGCCAGCGGCACTACCTCCGACCGTGTGCTGGGGCAGTTGGATTTCACACACAAGCTGCCCAACCTGGTGGACGGTAAAGGGCTCAACCTCCCTCAAGCGGTGGCGATCGATTCGAGCGCCACGCCAAATCGAATTTACGTGGCCGATGAAGACAACAACCGGGTGCTGGGCTGGAGAGACGCGGGCTCGTTCACCAACGGCGCTGCGGCCGACCTGGTGATCGGACAGCCCGATTTCCTCTCCTCTCTGTGCAACGGCAGCAGCGCCGCGGTCAGCGCCCACAGCCTGTGCTATCCACAGGGAGTCGCGGTGGACCCGTCGGGCAACCTCTACGTGGCGGATGATTACAACAACCGGGTGCTGGAATACGCAAATCCATTTGTGGCGTGCAGCAACACCTTCCCATGCGTGGGCGGTCCGGCCAACCTGGTCTTTGGCCAGGGCGGAAGCTTCACCTCGGATTTGTGCAATTACGACACCTTCGATGGTAGTTCCACCGCCATCGACTTGTGCGGTCCGACAGCAGTCGCGGTGGACGCGTCGGCCAACCTCTACGTGGCGGATGGAAGCAACAACCGGGTGCTGGAGTATAACACCCCGCTGACCACCGACGTCACCGCGGACCTGGTCTTTGGCCAGGGCGGAAGCTTCACCTCGGATTTGTGCAATTACGACACCACCGATGGCAGTTCCACCGCCATCGACTTGTGCGGTCCAGCCGCAGTTGCGGTGGACGGATTAGGCAACCTCTACGTGGTGGACAACGTCAACAACCGGGTGCTGGAGTTCAACACCCCGCTGACCACCGATGTCACGGCGGACATGGTCTTTGGCCAGGGCGGGAGCTTCACCTCGAATAACTGCGATTACGACACCGCCGATGGCAGCTCCACCGCCCTCGACTTGTGCGGTCCATCAGGAGTCGCGGTGGACGGGTCGGACAATCTGTATGTGGCGGATCAGAGCAACGGCCGGGTGCTGGAGTACAACACCCCGCTGACCACCGATGTCTCGGCGGACATGGTCTTCGGCCAAGGCGGGGACTTCACGTTGGATGGTGGGTGTAATTACGACAGCGGTCTTTCCGGCAGCCAGAGCACTGCCGACGACCTGTGCTATCCAGCCGGAGTTGCGGTGGACCCATTGGGCAACCTCTACGTGGCCGATGAGAGCAACAACCGGGTGCTCGAGTACAACACCCCGCTGACCAGCGGCGCCACTGCCGGCCTGGTGTTAGGTCAGGATGATTTCGCACACAACGTGGCCAACCTGGTGGACGCTCAGGGGCTGAACTTCCCTGAAGCGGTGGCGATCGACGCCAGCGCGACCCCAAATCGAGTTTACGTGGCCGATGAAGAGAACAACCGGGTGCTGGGCTGGAGGGACGCGGGCGCGTTCACCAACGGCGCTCCGGCCGACCTCGTGATCGGACAGCTCGACTTCCTCTCCTCTATGTGCAACGGCAGCAGCGCTACGGTCGGCGCCTACAGCCTGTGCTATCCACAGGGAGTCGCGGTGGACGGCGCGGGCAACCTCTACGTGGCGGATGAAAAGAACAGCCGGGTGCTCGAGTACATGAATCCGTTTGCGGCCTGCAATAACACCTTCCCGTGCGTGGGCGGTCCGGCCAATGTGGTCTTGGGCCAGGGCGCGAGCTTCACCTCGAATAGTTGCGATTACGACACAGGCGGCAATTGGTACGGCGCCAGCGCCATCGACCTGTGCTATCCGGAGGGAGTCGCGGTGGACGCCGCGGGCAACCTTTACGTGGCGGATGCAAGCAACAGCCGGGTGCTGGAATACAACGCCCCGCTGAGCACCGGCGCCACCCCCGCCCGAGTCTTTGGCCAGGGCGCAAGCTTCACCTCCAACGCGTGCAATTTCGACGGCGGCGACGCTATCGGCGCTCTCAGGCCGTCCTCCGCCAATGACCTCTGCTATCCATCTGGAGTCGGATTGGACGGCGCGGGCAACCTCTACGTGGCCGATGGAAGCAACAACAACCGGGTGTTGGAGTACAACACTCCGCTCAATGTGAGCAGTGGCGAAAGCGGCGCTGGCGACACCACCGCAGATGCGGTCTTTGGCCAAGGCGGGAGCTTTAACTCGCATGCGTGCAATTACGACGGCACCGGCTTTCCCAAGCCCTCCACCGCCAACGACTTGTGCGATCCAACCGCAGTCGCGGTGGACGCGTCGGGCAACCTCTACGTGGCCGATGAAAGCAACAAGCGGGTGCTGGAGTACAACACTCCGCTGACCACCGGCACGACCGCCAACAGGGTCTTTGGCGCCTGCGGCAGTTTCACGTCGTCTGCATGCACTGGGCTCAGCGCCAACAGCCTGAGCGACCCAACAGGAGTCGCAGTGGACCCGTCGGGCAACCTCTATGTGGCGGATTTCGCCAACAGCCGGGTGCTGGAGTACCACCAGCCGCTGGCGCCTCCCACGCCGACCATTACCGCGACCCCGACGCCAACTCAGACAGCTACCGCCACGGCCACGGCCACTCCGACCGCCACACCGACCCCGGTGCCTGCGTCATTAAAGGTATCGCCCAAGACCCTGCACTTCCCGACCTCCCAGATCGGCAGCACCAGCAAGCCGGGCAAGGTGAAGCTCTTCAATCCGCGCAACAAAAAACAGGACTCGCCGATCCTCATCGAGAGCGCGGTGGCGACCCCGCCATTCAGCATCGATACTGCGCTCAGCACCTGTCAGATCGGGATGGAGCTGGCGCCCAAGAGCGCCTGCTACTTCTTCCTGACCTACACTGCCGGCGCGCTGGGCACGCGAACCGGGACCTTTACCATAACCGACGACTCGCAGACCGCCGCTCACGCGATCGTCAACCTAAGCGGCAAGGCAAAGCCGCCGAAGCAATGAACGATTCCCCTTAAACTCTCTCGAATTCGAATCGACGACGCGCGAGCGCGGTATGCTCGCTAATATCGGAAGGCGTCACGATTAGCAGATTTGACCGCCTTTTGCCTTGACCACTACGGCTCAATGAGCTATTTTTCGCGTCTATTTCGCTCTGAGCGCCGCAAATTCGACTGTACGTGACTCGGATTCGAGCGTCAGGATTTACCACGCTCGTTGAGTGAAGATGGCGAACCGAAGCCTTAACGATACAAAACGCTCCAACGCGCAGCGTCGCGCGGTGCTGCACTTGTTGACAAGTAGTGTATTCGGCGGCGCGGAGGAGCACGCTCTGTCAATCCTGACCACGATCGGCGCGTACGGATTCGAGCCATGTCTGGCGGCGCCCGGCGAGCTGATCGCAGCGATGGAGCCTGGGCTTTCGGCGGCCGGCGTCAAATGCCTGCCGCTTGAGTTCTCGTCGCGGCTTGACCTGATCGCGGGGGCGCGCCTGCTGCGCTTCATCCGCCGCCAAAATA
This region includes:
- a CDS encoding NHL repeat-containing protein; this encodes MNRQVGHAGSRYRRSFGIAAAMFAVALYAVIVLASGTTSDRVLGQLDFTHKLPNLVDGKGLNLPQAVAIDSSATPNRIYVADEDNNRVLGWRDAGSFTNGAAADLVIGQPDFLSSLCNGSSAAVSAHSLCYPQGVAVDPSGNLYVADDYNNRVLEYANPFVACSNTFPCVGGPANLVFGQGGSFTSDLCNYDTFDGSSTAIDLCGPTAVAVDASANLYVADGSNNRVLEYNTPLTTDVTADLVFGQGGSFTSDLCNYDTTDGSSTAIDLCGPAAVAVDGLGNLYVVDNVNNRVLEFNTPLTTDVTADMVFGQGGSFTSNNCDYDTADGSSTALDLCGPSGVAVDGSDNLYVADQSNGRVLEYNTPLTTDVSADMVFGQGGDFTLDGGCNYDSGLSGSQSTADDLCYPAGVAVDPLGNLYVADESNNRVLEYNTPLTSGATAGLVLGQDDFAHNVANLVDAQGLNFPEAVAIDASATPNRVYVADEENNRVLGWRDAGAFTNGAPADLVIGQLDFLSSMCNGSSATVGAYSLCYPQGVAVDGAGNLYVADEKNSRVLEYMNPFAACNNTFPCVGGPANVVLGQGASFTSNSCDYDTGGNWYGASAIDLCYPEGVAVDAAGNLYVADASNSRVLEYNAPLSTGATPARVFGQGASFTSNACNFDGGDAIGALRPSSANDLCYPSGVGLDGAGNLYVADGSNNNRVLEYNTPLNVSSGESGAGDTTADAVFGQGGSFNSHACNYDGTGFPKPSTANDLCDPTAVAVDASGNLYVADESNKRVLEYNTPLTTGTTANRVFGACGSFTSSACTGLSANSLSDPTGVAVDPSGNLYVADFANSRVLEYHQPLAPPTPTITATPTPTQTATATATATPTATPTPVPASLKVSPKTLHFPTSQIGSTSKPGKVKLFNPRNKKQDSPILIESAVATPPFSIDTALSTCQIGMELAPKSACYFFLTYTAGALGTRTGTFTITDDSQTAAHAIVNLSGKAKPPKQ